Below is a genomic region from Bradyrhizobium sp. 1(2017).
CGGGCAGGGCGGGGTGGATTTTTCCGGAATTATCAAGCACGTTAGGGGACTGGCCGGAAAATAGCCTTCGCTTGGTGCCCGGATGAAGCGAAGCAGATCCGGGACAGCTCTTTCAATCGGCGCGTCCGCCCCCGGATTGCGCTCCGCTCCATCCGGGCTACGCTCGAAGGTCAATTCGACGGGCCCGGATCATGACGACATTTCAGGAAGCGCGCGCGTTTCTCCTACAACACCGAACGGATTACGAGACAGCGGTGAAAGGCTTCCGCTGGCCCGATCCGGCTCCCTTCAACTGGGCGCTCGACTGGTTCGACGCGGAGCTGGCGGCGGATGCGGACAGCAGGGATCGCCCCGCGCTCTGGATTGTCGATGCCGCGCAGGACAAGCAGACAAAACTCTCCTTTGCGGCGCTCTCGAAGCGCTCGAACCAGGTCGCCAACTTCCTCCGCGCGCAGGGCTTGAAGCGCGGCGATCACCTTTTGCTGCTGCTCGGCAATGTGGTTCCGCTGTGGGAGACGATGATGGCGGCGATGAAGCTCGGCGTCGTCGTGATTCCCGCGACGACGCTGCTCACCGCCGAGGAGCTGCGCGACCGGCTCGATCGCGGCAGGGCGAAGGCGGTGGTGGCTGCCGAGGACCAGGTCGCGAAGTTCGCCAGCCTTGGCGTCGAGGATGTCGTTCGCATCGTGGTCGGCGCGGCGTCCGATGGCTGGCTGGCCTATGACGAGGCGGCGAAGGCTTCGGAGGGCTTTGCAGCCGACGGTCCGACCAACGCCGACGACCCGATGCTGCTCTATTTCACCTCGGGCACGACCGCAAAGCCGAAGCTGGTGAGGCACAGCCAGCGCAGCTATCCCGTCGGTCATCTCTCGACCATGTACTGGATCGGGCTGCAGCCCGGCGACGTCCATCTCAACATCTCGTCGCCAGGCTGGGCAAAGCATGCCTGGAGCTGTCTTTTTGCGCCGTGGAATGCGGGCGCCACCGTGTTCGTGGTCAACCAGCCGCGCTTCGATGCCAAGGGCCTGCTCGCCACCATCGGCCGTTGCGGCGTCACCACGCTGTGCGCGCCACCGACGGTGTGGCGGCTCTTCATTCAGGAGAACCTAGCCTCGTACAAGGTGGCCCTGCGCGAGGTCTGCGGCGCCGGCGAACCGCTCAATCCTGAAGTGATCGACCAGGTGCAGGCCGCCTGGGGCCTGACGATCCGCGACGGCTACGGCCAGACCGAAACCACCGCGCTTGCCGGCAATTCGCCGGGGCAAAGGATCAAGGTCGGCTCGATGGGCCGGCCGCTGCCGGGCTATTGCGTGCAGGTGAGCGATGCCGACGGCCATCCGGCGAAGGAAGGCGAGGTGGCCTTGGTGCTCGGCGCCGACCGCCCCGCCGGCCTGATGCAGGGCTATCAGGGCGACGACGGCAAGCTCTCCGGTGCCGAAGGCCAGCTCTATCGCAGCGGCGACGTCGTGTTCGCGGATGAGGACGGCTATCTCACTTTTGTCGGCCGTTCCGACGACGTGTTCAAATCGTCCGATTACCGCATCAGCCCGTTCGAACTGGAGAGCGTACTGCTCGAGCACGAGCTCGTCGCCGAAGCCGCGGTGGTGCCAAGCCCCGATCCGATCCGGCTCGCCATCCCCAAGGCCTTCGTGCTGCTGACGTCAGGTGCGGAGCGCTCGCCGGAAACGGCGCTGTCGATCTTCAGGCACCTGCACACGCGACTTGCGCCGTTCAAGCGCATCCGCCGCCTCGAAATCGTCACCGAGTTGCCGAAGACGATCTCTGGAAAAATCCGTCGCGTGCAGCTACGCAGGCTGGAGCGCGACAATGATCGCAATGACCCGCTGCGCGGCCGGGAATTCCGCGAGGAGGATTTTCCGGAGCTGTCGAAGACACGGAGTGAGACCTAGTGAACGAAGTCTGGAAGAAGCCGCCGATTTCCCTGGAAGCCTATCAGGCCATGGTCGGCAAGGAGATCGGCGTATCGTCGTGGCACCTGATTGACCAGCCGCGTATCGACACCTATGCCGACGTGATCGAGGATCACCAATTCATCCACGTCGATCCCGAGCGTGCGAAGAAGGAAACCGCCTTCGGCACCACCATCGCGCACGGTTTCCTGACGATGTCGCTGATGTCGATCATGTCCTACGAGGTGATGCCCGTCATCGCTGGCACCACGATGGGCGTCAATTACGGCTTCGACAAGTTGCGCTTCATCTCGCCGGTGCGTTCGGGCAAACGCGTCCGCGGCCGGTTCGTGCTGGCCGAAGCCAAGCTGCGCAAGCCCAATGAATTGCAGTCTCGTACCAACGTGACAGTGGAGATCGAAGGCGAGGACAAGCCGGCGCTCGTCGCGGAATGGCTGGGCTTGATCTATTTCGCGTAACTCCCGCCGTCATGGCCGGGCTTGACCCGGCCATCCATCGCTGCTCAAAAGCCTGTCAAATCGCGCTCGGACCCTCTCCCCTTGCGGGAGAGGGTGGCGAAATCGAGCGGAGCGAGATGAAGCCGGGTGAGGGGTATCTCTCCACACGTTCATCTGCGGACAGAGACCCCTCATCCGGCGCGCGTTGCGCGCCACCTTCTCCCACAAGGGGAGAAGGAAGAAAGGAAGCACTCATGGCAATCAGGTTCGACGGACGCGTCGCCATCGTCACCGGCGCGGGCAATGGTCTCGGCAAGGCGCACGCGCTGGGGCTGGCGAGCCGCGGTGCCAAGGTCGTCGTCAACGATTTCGGCGGAGCGCGCGACGGCACCGGCGGCTCGCTGTCGCCGGCGGAAGCCGTCGTCGAGGAGATCCGTAAAGCCGGCGGCACCGCGATGGCCGACGGCGCCGACGTCTCGAATTTCGAGCAGGTCACGGCCATGGTCGAGCGGGCCACCAAGGAATGGGGCAGCGTGGACCTGATGTGCGCCAATGCCGGCATCCTGCGCGACAAATCGTTCGGCAAGATGGAAGCCGCCGATTTCCAGAAGGTGCTTGACGTGCATCTCGTCGGCTCCTTCTATTGCTGCAAGGCGGCCTGGGCCGGCATGCGCGACCGCAATTACGGCCGCATCGTGCTGACCACCTCGTCCTCCGGCCTCTACGGCAATTTCGGCCAGGCCAATTACGGCGCGGCAAAATCCGGCATGGTCGGCCTGATGAACGTGCTGGCCGAGGAGGGCCGCAAGAACAACATCCGCGTCAACATCATCTCGCCGACGGCGGCAACTCGCATGACCGAAGAGCTGCTGCCGCCGCAGGCTCTGCAACTGATGAAGCCGAACGCGATCACGCCGGCAGTCGAGTACATGCTCAGTGAGGACGCGCCGACCCGCACCATCATGGGCGCCGGCGCCGGCTCCTTCGCCGTGATCAAGATCGTTGAGAGCGAAGGCATCAACCTGCCGGAATCCGACTGGACGCCGGACGCGGTGGCCGCGCATTTCGCCGAGATCAGCGACATGTCGAAGGCCAAGGCGCTGACCGGGGCGTTTGAGCAGACGCAGAAATATGTGGCCCAGGCCGCAGCGCGGGCGGGGATAAAACTCTGACATCCATCGCCGTCATCGGTGCCGGTCCCGCCGGGCTGATGGCGGCGGAGGTGCTGGCGCGAGGCGGCGCCCGCGTCACCGTCTACGACGCGATGCCCTCCGCCGGCCGCAAGTTCCTGATGGCGGGGCGCGGCGGGCTCAATCTCACCCACAGCGAACCGCTCGCGCAGTTCATGGCGCGCTATCGCGAGGCGGCGCCGAACTTGAAGGCCGCCATCGACGCGTTTTCGCCGGATGCGCTGCGTGCCTGGAGCGAGGCGCTGGGCGAGCCGACCTTCGTCGGCACCAGCGGCCGGGTGTTTCCGAAGGCGTTCAAGGCCTCACCCTTGCTGCGTGCGTGGCTGCGGCGGCTCGATGCTGTCGGTGTGCGCTTCGCCTTTCGCCATCGCTGGACCGGCTGGGACGCGGAGGGGCGGCTTCAATTTCAAACGCCCGATGGCGCGCTTGCCATCGTCGCCGCCCGCGCGACGGTGCTGGCGCTCGGTGGCGCAAGCTGGCCGCGGCTGGGCTCGGACGGCGGTTGGGTCGATACTTTCGCCGCGAGAGGCATTGCTGTCTCAGAATTGCGGCCTGCGAATTCCGGTTTCACGGTCGCATGGTCCGATGTGTTCCGCGATCGCTTCGAGGGCCAACCGCTCAAGGGCGTAGCTCTGACGGTCGGGGCGCACACGGTGCGGGGCGAAGCGATGATCACACGCAACGGCATCGAGGGCGGCGCGATCTATGCGCTGTCGGCCGAGCTGCGTGAAGCGGTGCTTGATCTCGGGCAGGCCACATTGAGGATCGCATTGCGGCCTGATCTCGACACGGCCGCACTCATCACGCGCCTGTCGGGCACGCGCGGGAAGCAGTCGCTCGCGAATTTCTTGCGCAAGGCGGCGCAGCTATCGCCGGTCGGCATCGGCCTGATGCAGGAGGTCGCCATCGCCTCCGGCCGGCCGCTGGCGTCCTTCTCGCCGGCCGAGCTTGCGCATCTGATCAACGCCGTTCCGGTTCAGCTCACCGGCGTCGCCTCAATCGGGCGCGCGATCTCGACGGCGGGTGGGATCGCCCTCGACGAGCTCGACGAGCGCTTCATGCTGCGCAAGCTGCCCGGCATATTCGCCGCCGGCGAAATGCTGGACTGGGAAGCGCCCACCGGCGGCTATCTGCTGCAGGCCTCGTTTGCGACGGGGGCGGCGGCGGGCAGGGGCGTGTTGCAGTGGTTGGAGAAGTCGTAGGGGGGCAAAGGTGCGAAGCGCCGTGCCCACCATCTTTCCGCAATTGCGACGAGAAGTGGTGGGCACGCTTCGCTTTGCCCACCCTACGGCAGTGCACACTCAGCGCAGCTTGCCCCGCGCCGCGACCGGCAGCGTGCCGATGATCTCCTCGCCGCGCACCATCACCACCTCGTCCATCATGTTGACGACGACGCAGACATGGTTCGGCACGATGCGGACGACGTCGCCGACATTGGGGCGCGTGTTGCTGCGGGAGAGGTCGAGGAAGCCGTGCTCTTCCGCGAAACGCGCGATCTTGGCTTCGGGATGCTCGAGGATCAGGCCGTGGCCGTCGAGCCCGCCGGTGTCCGTCGTCAACGTCTTCGAGCCGGCGTCGAGGATGCCGCGCTCGGGCGCGGCGCGGCTCACCACCGTCGAATAGATGTGCAGCGCGCAGTCGTCCCAACCGGCGACGCCGGCCGCGACCTGCATGCGGTCGTTGTAGATGTAGGTGCCGAAGCGATGCTCGGTGCCGCCCTTGAGCTTCCCGAGATTCTTCAGGTTCGGCGTGCCGCCGGTCGAGACGATCTTTGCATCCAGCCCGTGCGCGCGCACGCCGGCCAGTGCTTCGTCATAAAACTTCTGCGCGTCGGCCCAGCCGGTTTCGGTCGGGTACATCATGAAACCCGCGAATTGCAGTCCCTTCGATGCGGCGATCTCGCGGGCCAGCGCAATCGCCTCGGCCGGCGTCTCGACACCGGCGCGCTTGCGCCCAGTGTCGCATTCGACCACGACCGAAAGCGGACGGCCCGATGCGGCGGCGGACTTGGGCAGACCTGCAATGACGGTCGAATTGTCCGCGGCGACCGTCATGTTGGCCTTCGCCTGCAACGCGCCGAGGCGCGCCATCTTCTCTTCGCCGAGCAGATTGTAGCTGATCAGGATGTCGTCGATGCCGGCATTGGCCATGATCTCGGCTTCACCGAGCTTCTGGCAGGTGATGCCTTTCGCCCCCGCCGCGACCTGCATCTTCGCGATGGTCGGGTTCTTGTGGGTCTTGATGTGGGGGCGGCTGGCGACGCCGGCGTCGTCGCAGGCCTTCTGGATCCGCGCGATGTTGCGCTCAACCCTGTCCATGTCGATGACGGCGCAGGGCGTGCCGTATTCGCGGGCAATCTTGGCGGCGAGGGGAGTTGTCATGGGTTAAGCCTGCTCTATTTCTTCGCGAAGCATTTCAAGTTCGAGCCATCGCTCTTCGGACGCCGACAGCTCTTCATGCGCCTTGGCGATGGCGGCTGACGTGTCGTCGAATTTCTTGCGATCCTTGGTATAGAGGTTGGGATCATCAAGCACGCGTTGCAGCTTTGCAATGTCGGCCTGCAAGCCTTCCATCTTCTTCGGCAGCGTTTCCAGCGCGTGCTTTTCGTTGAAACTCAGTTTGCGCTTCGGCGCGGACGCGGACGCCGCGGCTCGTTCCTCTTTCTTCTCCGCAACAGGTTGTGCCTTCGCCGTCTCGCGTGTCAGGTCGGCGCCGCGCTGTGCCAGCATGTCGCTATAGCCGCCGGCATACTCGATCCATTTGCCGTTGCCCTCAGGTGCGATCACGGAGGTGACGACGCGGTCGAGGAAGTCGCGGTCGTGGCTGATCAGGATGACCGTGCCCTCGTAGTCGCCGAGCATCTCCTCGAGCACGTCGAGGGTTTCGAGATCGAGGTCGTTGGTCGGCTCGTCCAGCACCAGAAGGTTCGAGGGTTTCGCCAGCGCACGTGCCAGCATCAGCCGGCCACGCTCACCGCCCGACAGCACTTCCACCGGCGTGCCGCGCTGCTCCTGCGCAAACAGGAAGTCCTTCATGTAGCCGACGACATGCTTCGGCTTGCCGCCGACCATGATCTGGTCGCCACGGCCGCCGGTCAGGGCTTCGGCCAGCGTCGATTTGGGATCGAGGCTTTCACGGTGCTGGTCGAGGGTCGCGATCTCCAGATTGGCCCCGAGCCGGACGGTACCGGAGTCGGGCTGCGCGCCGCCCGTGAGCAGATTGACCAGCGTGGTCTTGCCGGCGCCATTGGGACCGATGATGCCGAGCCGGTCGCCGCGCTGGATCCGGGTCGAGAAAGTCTCGACGATCCTGCGCTCGCCATAGGCTTTCGTGAGGCCTTTTGCCTCGATC
It encodes:
- a CDS encoding AMP-binding protein, giving the protein MTTFQEARAFLLQHRTDYETAVKGFRWPDPAPFNWALDWFDAELAADADSRDRPALWIVDAAQDKQTKLSFAALSKRSNQVANFLRAQGLKRGDHLLLLLGNVVPLWETMMAAMKLGVVVIPATTLLTAEELRDRLDRGRAKAVVAAEDQVAKFASLGVEDVVRIVVGAASDGWLAYDEAAKASEGFAADGPTNADDPMLLYFTSGTTAKPKLVRHSQRSYPVGHLSTMYWIGLQPGDVHLNISSPGWAKHAWSCLFAPWNAGATVFVVNQPRFDAKGLLATIGRCGVTTLCAPPTVWRLFIQENLASYKVALREVCGAGEPLNPEVIDQVQAAWGLTIRDGYGQTETTALAGNSPGQRIKVGSMGRPLPGYCVQVSDADGHPAKEGEVALVLGADRPAGLMQGYQGDDGKLSGAEGQLYRSGDVVFADEDGYLTFVGRSDDVFKSSDYRISPFELESVLLEHELVAEAAVVPSPDPIRLAIPKAFVLLTSGAERSPETALSIFRHLHTRLAPFKRIRRLEIVTELPKTISGKIRRVQLRRLERDNDRNDPLRGREFREEDFPELSKTRSET
- a CDS encoding D-TA family PLP-dependent enzyme; the protein is MTTPLAAKIAREYGTPCAVIDMDRVERNIARIQKACDDAGVASRPHIKTHKNPTIAKMQVAAGAKGITCQKLGEAEIMANAGIDDILISYNLLGEEKMARLGALQAKANMTVAADNSTVIAGLPKSAAASGRPLSVVVECDTGRKRAGVETPAEAIALAREIAASKGLQFAGFMMYPTETGWADAQKFYDEALAGVRAHGLDAKIVSTGGTPNLKNLGKLKGGTEHRFGTYIYNDRMQVAAGVAGWDDCALHIYSTVVSRAAPERGILDAGSKTLTTDTGGLDGHGLILEHPEAKIARFAEEHGFLDLSRSNTRPNVGDVVRIVPNHVCVVVNMMDEVVMVRGEEIIGTLPVAARGKLR
- a CDS encoding ABC-F family ATP-binding cassette domain-containing protein; this encodes MAPPLIQLKDIRLTFGGTPLLSGVELNVAPSERVCLIGRNGSGKSTLLKIAAGLVEPDGGTRFVQPGATVRYLPQEPDFGDHKTTLAYVEAGLAPGDDPYQARYLVEQLGLTGNENPANVSGGEARRAALARVLAPSPDILLLDEPTNHLDLSTIEWLEKELDSRRSALVLISHDRRFLTNLSRSTAWLDRGRIKQIDRGFASFESWRDEVLAEEERDQHKLDRKIVDEEHWLRHGVSGRRKRNVKRLANLHALRDQRRNYRGTAGSASLAAAEAEQSGKLVIEAKGLTKAYGERRIVETFSTRIQRGDRLGIIGPNGAGKTTLVNLLTGGAQPDSGTVRLGANLEIATLDQHRESLDPKSTLAEALTGGRGDQIMVGGKPKHVVGYMKDFLFAQEQRGTPVEVLSGGERGRLMLARALAKPSNLLVLDEPTNDLDLETLDVLEEMLGDYEGTVILISHDRDFLDRVVTSVIAPEGNGKWIEYAGGYSDMLAQRGADLTRETAKAQPVAEKKEERAAASASAPKRKLSFNEKHALETLPKKMEGLQADIAKLQRVLDDPNLYTKDRKKFDDTSAAIAKAHEELSASEERWLELEMLREEIEQA
- a CDS encoding SDR family NAD(P)-dependent oxidoreductase — its product is MAIRFDGRVAIVTGAGNGLGKAHALGLASRGAKVVVNDFGGARDGTGGSLSPAEAVVEEIRKAGGTAMADGADVSNFEQVTAMVERATKEWGSVDLMCANAGILRDKSFGKMEAADFQKVLDVHLVGSFYCCKAAWAGMRDRNYGRIVLTTSSSGLYGNFGQANYGAAKSGMVGLMNVLAEEGRKNNIRVNIISPTAATRMTEELLPPQALQLMKPNAITPAVEYMLSEDAPTRTIMGAGAGSFAVIKIVESEGINLPESDWTPDAVAAHFAEISDMSKAKALTGAFEQTQKYVAQAAARAGIKL
- a CDS encoding MaoC family dehydratase, encoding MNEVWKKPPISLEAYQAMVGKEIGVSSWHLIDQPRIDTYADVIEDHQFIHVDPERAKKETAFGTTIAHGFLTMSLMSIMSYEVMPVIAGTTMGVNYGFDKLRFISPVRSGKRVRGRFVLAEAKLRKPNELQSRTNVTVEIEGEDKPALVAEWLGLIYFA
- a CDS encoding NAD(P)/FAD-dependent oxidoreductase: MAAEVLARGGARVTVYDAMPSAGRKFLMAGRGGLNLTHSEPLAQFMARYREAAPNLKAAIDAFSPDALRAWSEALGEPTFVGTSGRVFPKAFKASPLLRAWLRRLDAVGVRFAFRHRWTGWDAEGRLQFQTPDGALAIVAARATVLALGGASWPRLGSDGGWVDTFAARGIAVSELRPANSGFTVAWSDVFRDRFEGQPLKGVALTVGAHTVRGEAMITRNGIEGGAIYALSAELREAVLDLGQATLRIALRPDLDTAALITRLSGTRGKQSLANFLRKAAQLSPVGIGLMQEVAIASGRPLASFSPAELAHLINAVPVQLTGVASIGRAISTAGGIALDELDERFMLRKLPGIFAAGEMLDWEAPTGGYLLQASFATGAAAGRGVLQWLEKS